A single Crateriforma conspicua DNA region contains:
- a CDS encoding ABC transporter permease → MMHHWKLIRKLVVAPMRRRPGRAIITLIGVIASTCAVVWMVSGYDALVSKLDENADKYMGQFDFLLVPQGRPGSHPEMGGALITDLQSDPGVMVANVIDQSRVTVATTHSDSDEPSALGLLVGDRPPVFGAPPLDPTLVSTAAVEPPAEMVQGQWLTESGDSDVAVISRKAAERLGVNLGDTLKLTSIANAVMVKVVGVVEQPSDAPSLGGRGGGPGGGRSGGGRSGANGRGGADTNDLGPSPSNISVPGSFVTGVAVDAVYVRPPLAERINGYKPKASLVQLALRDTVSPSEFRRAWHKRLSSAKPPVQLVDLSDVQRGLESTRTVRGQRAQAWAATGMAAVAAVFIIFTTLSMGVSERSREFAMLRAIGLSRLQVAGVIAGESLILASVGWVAGLAAGAAMVMLGSRIFPGLFEAGAVLGTTTVVLSGVAVMTGALAAAVVPAWRAMRISPMDAMVDRLAHPRPAIWATIAMFGVALILLAPVLVFWVSLPPETRLSAYTLIAYPALMLGMLAITPYAVILCDRWVTPVIARIVGLNPRMMQRVVTNHLWRSIGAALALSVGLALYTSTQTWGYSMLQPFLPGDWMPDAFVAFHPVGLNQQQASELPQIPGVQADAFLPVAIEQAKFDWGDQPPQLLRQDNAIVCGVDPMRAFTGADPMLKMRFIEGDAVSAADAISRGGSCLISSDFQMMAGCGVGDTVRLIPPQGDGEVVEYQIAGVVTLPGWHWFTKFSGVRRHFVRTSTMVFANQADVQNDFRLGPIEYFWFNFDSAASEDAVESELQSLAERNAGFAFNDEQYGTVTAYRPFARLTTTDRVLKSIRLRADEMIWGLSWMPLLTLAIMSLAIVNTMVASVRARTWEFGVMRSVGLSRWQLVRMIFCESVLIGLIACGLSLMFGLIAGWCGVGMALYGGSFFAGPPEFIIPWSQLAFGFAVTVGLCALAALWPAYEAGRAEPLDLLRAGRAAV, encoded by the coding sequence ATGATGCATCACTGGAAACTGATTCGAAAGCTTGTTGTCGCGCCGATGCGCCGGCGTCCCGGGCGGGCGATCATCACATTGATCGGCGTGATCGCGTCGACTTGTGCCGTGGTCTGGATGGTCAGTGGATACGACGCGTTGGTGTCAAAGTTGGACGAGAACGCGGACAAGTACATGGGGCAGTTTGATTTCTTGCTGGTTCCCCAAGGCCGTCCCGGCAGCCATCCGGAGATGGGAGGCGCATTGATCACGGATCTGCAATCCGATCCCGGTGTGATGGTGGCCAATGTGATTGATCAAAGTCGAGTGACCGTGGCTACGACACATTCCGATTCGGACGAACCGTCGGCGTTGGGATTGTTGGTGGGCGACCGCCCGCCGGTTTTTGGGGCCCCGCCACTGGATCCGACTTTGGTCAGTACGGCCGCGGTTGAACCGCCTGCGGAGATGGTCCAAGGACAGTGGCTGACTGAATCAGGCGATTCGGACGTGGCGGTGATCAGCCGGAAGGCGGCCGAGCGTTTAGGGGTGAATCTGGGCGATACGCTGAAGCTGACGTCCATCGCCAATGCGGTCATGGTGAAAGTTGTGGGAGTGGTCGAACAACCCAGTGATGCGCCGTCCTTGGGCGGGCGTGGTGGCGGACCGGGCGGCGGCCGTTCTGGCGGCGGCCGTTCTGGGGCGAACGGACGCGGCGGGGCTGATACCAATGACCTTGGTCCGTCTCCATCGAACATCAGCGTTCCCGGCAGCTTCGTCACCGGTGTCGCGGTCGACGCGGTTTACGTTCGACCACCGCTGGCCGAACGCATCAATGGTTACAAGCCCAAGGCATCTTTGGTGCAACTTGCGCTACGGGATACTGTGTCACCATCGGAGTTTCGGCGGGCTTGGCACAAACGTCTTTCATCCGCGAAGCCTCCGGTGCAACTGGTCGATCTTTCCGACGTGCAACGCGGGCTGGAATCAACACGGACGGTGCGTGGCCAACGGGCACAGGCTTGGGCCGCGACCGGCATGGCGGCGGTGGCGGCGGTGTTCATCATTTTTACGACGCTAAGCATGGGAGTCAGCGAGCGATCCCGCGAGTTTGCGATGCTGCGCGCGATCGGGCTGAGCCGTTTGCAGGTTGCCGGTGTGATCGCGGGGGAAAGTCTGATTCTGGCGTCGGTCGGTTGGGTCGCCGGCCTGGCGGCGGGGGCAGCCATGGTGATGTTGGGAAGCCGCATTTTTCCAGGGCTGTTTGAAGCTGGGGCGGTCCTGGGAACGACGACCGTGGTGCTGAGTGGGGTGGCCGTAATGACTGGCGCATTGGCCGCAGCGGTCGTGCCGGCATGGCGTGCCATGCGGATTTCGCCGATGGATGCGATGGTCGACCGCTTGGCGCACCCGCGGCCGGCGATTTGGGCAACCATCGCGATGTTCGGTGTGGCTCTGATCTTGCTGGCACCCGTTTTGGTCTTTTGGGTGTCCTTGCCGCCAGAGACGCGTTTGTCTGCGTACACCTTGATCGCGTATCCCGCATTGATGCTAGGCATGTTGGCTATCACGCCGTACGCCGTGATCCTTTGTGATCGTTGGGTGACGCCGGTGATCGCAAGAATCGTGGGCTTGAATCCGCGAATGATGCAGCGAGTTGTGACGAATCATTTGTGGCGTTCGATCGGTGCGGCTTTGGCGTTGTCGGTCGGACTTGCCCTTTACACGTCGACGCAAACGTGGGGGTATTCAATGTTGCAACCGTTCCTGCCGGGCGACTGGATGCCCGATGCGTTTGTGGCCTTTCATCCGGTCGGCTTGAATCAACAGCAGGCATCGGAGCTTCCACAAATCCCCGGGGTTCAAGCCGACGCGTTCTTGCCGGTCGCCATCGAGCAGGCAAAGTTCGACTGGGGCGATCAACCGCCACAGTTGTTGCGCCAAGACAACGCGATCGTCTGTGGCGTTGATCCGATGCGGGCATTCACCGGCGCTGATCCCATGTTGAAGATGCGGTTCATCGAAGGGGATGCCGTCTCCGCGGCCGATGCAATCTCACGCGGCGGAAGTTGTCTTATTTCAAGCGACTTTCAAATGATGGCCGGCTGTGGCGTCGGCGATACGGTGCGTCTGATTCCGCCTCAGGGCGATGGCGAAGTGGTCGAGTATCAAATCGCCGGTGTCGTGACGCTTCCTGGTTGGCATTGGTTCACAAAGTTTTCGGGAGTCCGGCGTCATTTTGTTCGGACTTCAACGATGGTGTTTGCGAATCAGGCGGACGTTCAGAACGATTTTCGTCTCGGGCCGATCGAGTACTTCTGGTTCAACTTTGATTCTGCGGCATCGGAAGACGCTGTCGAAAGCGAACTGCAATCGTTGGCGGAGCGGAACGCGGGCTTTGCCTTCAATGATGAACAGTATGGGACCGTCACCGCCTATCGTCCCTTTGCGCGGTTGACGACAACGGATCGCGTTTTGAAATCGATTCGCTTGCGGGCTGACGAGATGATTTGGGGGCTCAGTTGGATGCCGTTGCTGACGTTGGCGATCATGTCGTTGGCGATCGTCAACACAATGGTGGCGTCGGTCCGCGCACGCACGTGGGAATTTGGAGTGATGCGTTCGGTGGGGCTTTCGCGATGGCAACTGGTGCGAATGATCTTTTGCGAATCTGTCTTGATCGGCTTGATCGCTTGCGGGTTGAGTTTGATGTTCGGTTTGATCGCCGGATGGTGCGGCGTCGGAATGGCTTTGTACGGAGGATCATTTTTTGCGGGCCCGCCGGAGTTCATCATTCCGTGGTCGCAACTGGCGTTTGGCTTCGCGGTTACGGTTGGGCTTTGCGCATTGGCGGCGCTTTGGCCAGCCTATGAAGCGGGGCGTGCCGAACCGCTGGATCTGTTACGGGCCGGGCGGGCGGCGGTGTAG
- a CDS encoding ABC transporter ATP-binding protein, producing MNESTTPCSSDSTAPGLRACELRSVDKTYQQGGTMVQALSQVDLTIPDGAFVSVMGASGSGKSTLLHLMAGLTRPTRGSVIIDGDDLSQSSDIELTRFRRSRIGLVFQALNLVPSLSAADNILLPLMASGKADNTEDRLRELAETLGIADRLDHRPDALSGGEQQRVAIARGLIADPAILLADEPTGNLDSKTGQSICQTLRTLCDTQGRTIVMVTHEPAVAIWSDLVIVLKDGQIIHQIATKDHPNPQSLAIEYQTTVDAERSTTQPQDDVTTSLT from the coding sequence GTGAATGAATCCACAACGCCTTGTTCATCTGATTCCACGGCTCCCGGCTTGAGGGCTTGTGAACTGAGGTCGGTCGACAAGACCTACCAACAGGGTGGAACGATGGTTCAAGCGCTATCCCAAGTGGATTTGACCATTCCCGATGGCGCCTTCGTTTCGGTGATGGGCGCCAGCGGGTCCGGCAAAAGTACCCTGCTGCACTTGATGGCCGGCCTGACCCGTCCCACCCGTGGTTCGGTCATCATCGACGGCGACGACCTGTCTCAGTCATCGGATATCGAACTGACGCGTTTCCGGCGCAGTCGAATCGGCTTGGTATTTCAGGCGTTAAACTTGGTTCCGTCCCTCTCGGCGGCCGACAACATCCTGTTGCCACTGATGGCATCCGGAAAGGCGGACAACACGGAGGACCGTTTGCGTGAATTGGCCGAAACGTTGGGCATCGCCGATCGCTTGGACCACCGCCCCGACGCACTCAGCGGCGGCGAACAACAACGCGTCGCGATCGCTCGCGGCTTGATCGCGGATCCGGCCATTTTGCTGGCCGATGAACCGACCGGCAATCTGGACTCGAAGACCGGCCAATCCATCTGCCAAACGTTGCGAACGCTGTGCGATACCCAAGGCCGAACAATTGTGATGGTCACCCACGAACCGGCGGTGGCCATCTGGTCCGACCTGGTGATCGTGCTCAAGGACGGTCAGATCATTCACCAGATCGCTACGAAAGATCACCCGAATCCCCAGTCGTTGGCGATCGAGTATCAAACGACCGTCGACGCCGAAAGGTCGACGACGCAGCCCCAGGATGATGTGACGACGTCATTGACATGA
- a CDS encoding nitroreductase family protein, translating to MNSRPVSDPLTTVREVLMRRRTEKILGDVDAPVQTPDNQRTQFDAVVRKCVLDAGWAPFHFVRGIDDLAEPWRAHILWQDQAQALGKVLKHQHGDATKVPPLLCGCGAVVLVTWLPECDPLALQNGDCASIQKSAARDEEHLAATGAMVQNLLLLLTAAGMGTYWSSGGNLGKPVVFDLLGIPASERLIAAVFVDYADTQGEVTKKPGAHRDKRGSDWIREVSLQGD from the coding sequence ATGAATTCACGCCCTGTTTCTGATCCGCTGACGACCGTCCGTGAGGTCTTGATGCGTCGTCGCACCGAGAAGATTCTCGGTGACGTGGATGCTCCGGTGCAAACGCCTGATAACCAACGGACGCAGTTCGATGCGGTGGTGCGAAAGTGTGTTTTGGATGCGGGGTGGGCGCCGTTTCACTTCGTCCGCGGCATTGATGACTTGGCCGAACCTTGGCGGGCTCACATCCTGTGGCAGGATCAAGCTCAAGCTTTGGGCAAGGTACTGAAACACCAGCACGGTGACGCGACCAAGGTTCCGCCACTGTTGTGTGGATGCGGCGCGGTCGTGCTGGTGACTTGGTTGCCCGAATGCGATCCGCTTGCGCTGCAGAATGGCGACTGCGCATCGATCCAGAAATCCGCGGCCCGCGACGAAGAACACTTGGCGGCGACCGGCGCGATGGTCCAGAACCTGTTGCTGTTGTTGACCGCGGCGGGGATGGGGACGTACTGGTCCAGCGGCGGGAACTTAGGCAAGCCGGTGGTGTTCGACCTGCTGGGCATTCCCGCGTCGGAACGATTGATCGCCGCCGTGTTTGTCGACTATGCCGATACTCAGGGCGAAGTCACCAAGAAGCCTGGAGCGCACCGCGACAAACGCGGCAGCGATTGGATCCGTGAGGTGTCGCTGCAGGGCGACTGA
- a CDS encoding outer membrane protein assembly factor BamB family protein gives MSLSFHRCLIAVLATLALRRCLFCLGLIISLGNVCSVAFVVGQTPHAPRFQSSNIAVVDDDLPTTWSPESGIVWTAEIEGYGQSTPIVAHDQIVVTSTSGDMKDNYHVTAFNSADGSRLWQVDVANPSPFKNTPMVSRAAPTAVATDEGFVAFFEGGVLIGIDTDGGKTWQRDLVAEYGPITARHGLSSSLEVDQQRVYVWVERSEEPYVLAIEPSTGETIWKSPGIGATAWASPRLIDVGDTQHLVCSAIGTIVGLDPATGERLWHFDQIDNNSSCTPIPAGNGRFVIGASDGRDAGSAGQAAASNGLIEITCDGDQYQVDYRWRAKKATCTFGSPVVVGDTAAFVNRAGVLYRLDLETGQQVSVDRTAAGGVWATPLATKQHLYLFGYKGTTVVIDLADGETVAENRVWNAENAESSLGGHKIYAAVAIDSTLVLRRGDKLYAIADIDQP, from the coding sequence ATGTCTTTGTCTTTCCATCGATGTTTGATCGCCGTGCTTGCGACTCTGGCTTTGCGACGGTGTTTGTTTTGCCTTGGCTTGATCATTTCGCTTGGGAATGTTTGCAGTGTTGCTTTTGTCGTCGGCCAGACACCTCATGCTCCGCGATTCCAATCCAGCAACATCGCGGTCGTCGATGACGATCTGCCGACGACTTGGTCGCCCGAGTCTGGCATCGTCTGGACCGCCGAGATTGAAGGCTATGGCCAGTCGACGCCGATCGTTGCGCACGATCAGATCGTGGTGACGTCCACCAGCGGTGACATGAAAGACAACTATCACGTCACGGCATTTAATTCCGCTGACGGCAGTCGTCTGTGGCAAGTCGACGTGGCCAATCCGTCGCCGTTCAAGAACACGCCGATGGTCAGTCGGGCCGCACCCACCGCGGTCGCCACCGACGAAGGATTCGTTGCCTTCTTCGAAGGCGGCGTGTTGATCGGCATCGATACCGATGGTGGCAAAACATGGCAGCGCGACTTGGTGGCGGAATACGGTCCGATCACGGCACGTCACGGTTTGTCATCCTCTTTGGAAGTGGATCAGCAACGGGTCTACGTTTGGGTGGAACGATCAGAGGAGCCGTATGTGTTGGCGATCGAACCCTCGACAGGCGAAACGATTTGGAAGTCACCTGGCATTGGTGCGACCGCATGGGCGTCGCCTCGTTTGATCGATGTCGGCGATACACAACATCTGGTGTGCAGCGCGATCGGAACCATCGTTGGATTGGACCCCGCGACCGGCGAACGACTGTGGCATTTCGACCAGATCGATAACAACAGTTCATGCACGCCGATTCCTGCCGGCAACGGTCGGTTTGTCATCGGGGCATCCGATGGACGCGATGCCGGCAGTGCGGGCCAGGCGGCGGCCAGCAACGGGTTGATTGAAATCACTTGTGATGGCGATCAGTACCAAGTCGACTATCGCTGGCGTGCAAAGAAGGCCACGTGCACCTTCGGAAGCCCCGTCGTGGTCGGCGATACCGCGGCTTTCGTGAATCGTGCCGGCGTGCTGTATCGGCTGGACCTAGAGACCGGGCAACAAGTCAGCGTCGACCGGACAGCGGCCGGTGGCGTTTGGGCGACGCCATTGGCAACGAAGCAGCATCTGTATCTATTCGGCTACAAAGGCACGACGGTGGTCATCGATTTGGCCGACGGAGAGACGGTCGCCGAAAACCGCGTTTGGAACGCCGAAAATGCCGAGAGCAGCCTCGGTGGCCACAAGATTTATGCCGCCGTTGCGATCGATTCGACGTTGGTCTTGCGACGTGGCGACAAGTTGTATGCGATCGCCGACATTGACCAGCCGTGA
- a CDS encoding PEP-CTERM sorting domain-containing protein (PEP-CTERM proteins occur, often in large numbers, in the proteomes of bacteria that also encode an exosortase, a predicted intramembrane cysteine proteinase. The presence of a PEP-CTERM domain at a protein's C-terminus predicts cleavage within the sorting domain, followed by covalent anchoring to some some component of the (usually Gram-negative) cell surface. Many PEP-CTERM proteins exhibit an unusual sequence composition that includes large numbers of potential glycosylation sites. Expression of one such protein has been shown restore the ability of a bacterium to form floc, a type of biofilm.) — MTGFVTSTSAIYSFSAATEISTDVKTTNLSGTQTRVVAQIQASGTGLDLSSLLLNGQTASVSGIADSRTVTSFGGPTLQSDYMAIWDIAASPLDDYSLAFNSLGPHMSLEAVRIDAFASDTAFVTPASVTAVPEPASVGTMLALTCGGGVRWLRRRKSSVEAKRS, encoded by the coding sequence ATGACCGGGTTCGTGACCAGCACCAGTGCCATCTACTCGTTTTCCGCGGCCACCGAGATCTCTACGGATGTGAAAACCACAAATCTTTCCGGGACGCAAACGCGTGTTGTCGCTCAGATTCAAGCATCTGGAACCGGTCTTGATCTCAGTTCGCTGCTACTGAACGGGCAAACGGCCAGTGTCAGCGGAATCGCAGATTCACGAACGGTGACTTCATTCGGTGGGCCAACGCTGCAGAGCGACTATATGGCGATCTGGGATATCGCTGCTTCGCCGCTGGACGACTATTCGTTGGCTTTCAACTCACTCGGACCTCATATGTCCCTTGAAGCGGTCCGCATCGACGCCTTCGCCAGTGACACCGCATTCGTCACGCCGGCATCGGTCACAGCGGTTCCCGAACCGGCATCGGTGGGAACCATGTTGGCTTTGACCTGTGGTGGCGGAGTCCGCTGGTTGCGGCGGCGCAAATCATCCGTCGAAGCGAAGCGTTCTTAA
- a CDS encoding DUF1559 family PulG-like putative transporter: MTTLTKTRCVVATDRSELPLRKTAGRQRTFATGFTLVELLVVIAIIGILVSLLLPAVQSAREAARRMSCQNNLKQLALATHMYNDVYRKIPPTVIGVTVGQSNGQPVNQAGLSGWAALLPFHEQGGMYDRLDLSKTAWDAPNDELVKQTPSIHLCPSMPVPEEDSGYSSYALSTGTEYYRNQSHNGAFVDAMNVFYGERVRAGVSESQARLHWTSIGDISGLDGTSNTLLMGEFGLQERDDSDLPFPYPGGGGSSAAQWAVSYPYSSTGTVRGIFNGTKVPIFDFHSWECFRSQHPGGAHFALSDGSVRFLSESVDSVALDRLANRRDGEVIEPSPW, from the coding sequence GTGACCACATTGACAAAAACTCGATGCGTCGTGGCGACCGATCGATCAGAATTGCCATTGCGAAAAACAGCAGGACGACAACGGACTTTCGCCACCGGATTCACCCTGGTCGAACTGCTAGTGGTGATCGCGATCATCGGCATTCTTGTTTCATTGCTCTTGCCCGCCGTGCAATCGGCGCGCGAAGCCGCACGCCGAATGTCGTGCCAGAACAATTTGAAACAACTGGCCCTGGCGACGCACATGTACAACGACGTGTATCGCAAAATCCCCCCCACTGTGATCGGCGTTACGGTCGGTCAATCCAACGGACAACCCGTCAATCAGGCCGGGCTGAGCGGTTGGGCGGCGCTGCTGCCGTTTCACGAACAAGGCGGCATGTATGACCGCTTGGATCTCTCCAAAACGGCCTGGGACGCACCCAACGACGAATTGGTCAAGCAGACACCGTCGATCCACCTATGCCCGTCGATGCCTGTTCCCGAAGAAGACAGCGGTTATTCCAGTTACGCTCTATCGACCGGAACGGAATACTATCGGAACCAGTCACACAACGGTGCCTTTGTCGACGCGATGAACGTGTTTTACGGCGAACGGGTTCGAGCCGGAGTGTCTGAATCACAAGCCCGTTTGCACTGGACCAGCATCGGCGACATCAGCGGACTGGACGGCACATCCAACACCTTGTTGATGGGCGAATTCGGCTTGCAAGAACGCGACGATTCGGACCTGCCATTCCCTTACCCGGGCGGCGGCGGTTCGAGCGCCGCGCAGTGGGCCGTCAGCTATCCCTACAGTTCGACCGGAACGGTTCGCGGGATCTTCAACGGGACCAAAGTGCCGATCTTTGATTTCCATTCATGGGAATGCTTCCGCAGCCAACACCCTGGTGGTGCGCACTTTGCCCTGTCCGACGGCAGCGTGCGATTCCTTAGCGAATCGGTCGACTCCGTCGCGCTGGACCGTTTGGCCAATCGCCGTGACGGTGAAGTGATCGAGCCGTCGCCATGGTAA
- a CDS encoding hydroxyisourate hydrolase — protein sequence MVSRHAIAAAVIGLLVIATPGCESQPTGLTAAGEVTAKGKPVSGVVITLQPVPPTEGPKATALVFDGRFEFGPGAGLTAGQYRVRFSLLPPEFRQAAPEEQRSKFPPEGSVIPAKFDSQSNEIWELKSDQENSSEYEIAIR from the coding sequence ATGGTAAGTCGACACGCCATCGCTGCGGCCGTTATCGGTCTGCTGGTCATTGCCACGCCGGGTTGTGAATCACAACCGACGGGACTGACCGCGGCCGGCGAAGTCACGGCCAAAGGAAAACCGGTCTCCGGTGTCGTCATCACCTTGCAACCGGTGCCGCCAACCGAAGGCCCCAAAGCCACCGCACTGGTCTTTGACGGCCGCTTCGAATTTGGCCCGGGCGCGGGACTGACCGCCGGCCAATACCGCGTTCGTTTCAGCCTGCTGCCACCCGAGTTTCGCCAGGCGGCACCCGAAGAACAGCGATCCAAGTTTCCGCCGGAGGGATCGGTGATTCCCGCGAAATTTGATTCGCAAAGCAATGAAATCTGGGAACTGAAGTCCGACCAGGAAAACAGTTCCGAATATGAGATAGCGATCCGGTGA
- a CDS encoding kelch repeat-containing protein, which produces MRRIVSSGRSFAAIAFLSSLTVTTPSICHGHMSWLASDDEGHAVFWFGESPADRTYHLPDAVAGIELKWDKGTSTEAIATAPVDTDDLVGLKSDGTLGETGEVFGSVTYGLYHGTRLTYHVEHLVPDDATKWPTAPRADSPLQTVIVPGPSGGVLVTVLQDGKPTADVEVKLYDAEGTENASATTDSVGIATFKASSLSSGLNAVLVGVQQSDVEGELDGTAYTDTADYLTSTFVHSSDNDDAKPTPQRPTVDATSKVNINDSGLDELPEELTSFGAAISGSKLFVYGGHTGEAHSYSNEEQSNRLWCLDLEKGEQSKWQQVCTDHRLQGLAMVPYKNGVIRIGGFTAMNEKGEDRNLKSQTFVRHFDADSGSWTDLPALPEPRSSTDAAILGDTIYVIGGWKLDGESDNGVWHETAWKMDLNADQPAWQPIASPPFKRRALAVAAFDGKIYAIGGMKSVGGPTTRTDIYDPSSDTWTEGPSMPGTGMAGFGASAFACGDHLYVSTMDGFLHRLGSGEAEWTTVAKIDPARFFHRMLPLDDHRMLMIGGANMEIGKFTDIALVDVQPQN; this is translated from the coding sequence ATGCGTCGTATCGTTTCCAGCGGCCGGTCTTTCGCCGCCATTGCATTTCTGTCGTCTCTGACCGTCACAACGCCATCGATTTGTCACGGGCATATGTCATGGTTGGCATCCGACGACGAAGGTCACGCAGTCTTTTGGTTCGGTGAATCTCCCGCCGACCGGACCTACCATCTGCCCGATGCGGTCGCGGGCATCGAATTGAAATGGGACAAAGGGACGTCCACCGAAGCCATCGCCACCGCCCCGGTGGATACCGACGACTTGGTCGGTTTGAAAAGCGACGGCACCTTGGGTGAAACGGGCGAAGTGTTCGGCAGTGTGACCTATGGCCTTTACCACGGCACACGGCTGACCTATCACGTCGAACACTTGGTCCCCGATGACGCGACGAAGTGGCCGACCGCTCCGCGAGCCGATTCACCACTGCAAACCGTGATCGTTCCCGGACCGTCCGGCGGTGTTTTGGTGACCGTTTTGCAAGACGGCAAACCGACCGCCGACGTGGAAGTCAAACTGTACGACGCGGAGGGGACCGAGAACGCATCGGCCACCACCGACAGCGTGGGAATCGCAACGTTCAAAGCATCATCACTGTCGTCCGGATTGAATGCCGTCCTGGTCGGCGTTCAACAATCCGATGTCGAAGGCGAATTGGACGGCACGGCCTACACCGACACCGCCGACTACCTGACTTCAACCTTCGTTCATTCGAGCGACAATGACGATGCAAAACCCACCCCGCAGCGCCCGACCGTCGATGCAACTAGCAAAGTGAACATCAACGATTCAGGCTTGGATGAACTGCCCGAAGAACTGACCAGCTTCGGTGCCGCCATCAGTGGATCGAAACTGTTTGTCTACGGCGGCCACACCGGCGAAGCCCACTCGTATTCGAACGAAGAACAATCCAACCGTCTGTGGTGCCTGGACCTGGAAAAGGGTGAACAATCCAAATGGCAACAGGTTTGCACCGACCATCGTCTGCAAGGTCTAGCCATGGTGCCCTACAAGAACGGGGTGATCCGTATCGGCGGGTTCACGGCGATGAACGAAAAAGGCGAAGACCGGAATTTGAAGTCGCAAACCTTCGTCCGTCACTTCGACGCGGATTCTGGCAGTTGGACCGATCTGCCGGCGCTGCCCGAACCACGATCCTCCACCGACGCCGCCATTTTGGGCGACACGATCTATGTGATTGGCGGATGGAAACTGGACGGTGAAAGCGATAACGGCGTCTGGCACGAAACGGCTTGGAAAATGGACCTAAACGCCGACCAGCCTGCTTGGCAACCGATCGCTTCGCCCCCGTTCAAGCGTCGCGCGTTGGCGGTGGCTGCGTTCGACGGAAAGATTTACGCGATCGGCGGGATGAAGTCCGTAGGTGGACCGACGACTCGTACCGATATCTATGATCCGTCATCCGACACATGGACCGAAGGCCCTTCGATGCCGGGAACCGGAATGGCCGGATTCGGCGCGTCTGCCTTTGCCTGTGGCGATCACCTGTATGTCAGCACGATGGACGGATTTTTGCATCGACTGGGAAGCGGCGAAGCCGAATGGACAACCGTCGCCAAGATCGATCCGGCAAGATTCTTTCATCGCATGTTGCCGCTGGACGATCACCGCATGCTAATGATCGGCGGAGCCAACATGGAGATCGGCAAGTTCACCGACATTGCTTTGGTCGACGTCCAGCCGCAAAACTGA